The sequence AAGCCGCCTCACACCGGCAAAAACCGCCTCAGCATCGGCATGAAGAAAATCCCGAGATTGATCGCAAAGCCGATGCTCCAGAGGATCGAGCGCAGCGTCGGGCGGTTGCCGAGATAGGTCAGCACATAGGCGATGCGCACGATCAGGAACAGCGCGGCGAGCTCGTCGATCAGCCGCTGCGGCGAGTCCCTGAATTCGGCAAGCAGCACCGTGAAGGCGAAGAACGGAAAGGTCTCGATGCCGTTCTGGTGGGCGCCCAGGGCGCGCTGCGCGATGGCGTCCTCATAGAACGCGGGATCGCGCGGCCGGGAATTGTCGAAGCGGCGAAACCTGATCCATTTGATCGAGGCGATCGTGGACAAATAGAGCAGCAGCGCCCCGAATACGCACCATTCCGCGAGCGTCATCGTCCCTCCCCCGCTTGGGTGCGACCCTAGCGAAACCGCCCTCATCTTGACAAGTTCGGACCAACGCGCGACCCAACGAGCCATGAATAGCGTCGTCCCCCTCGAGACTGCGAACCCGGCCACCCGATCCGCCCTGCCGCGCGTCGGCGTGCTCCTGGTCAATCTCGGCACGCCCGATACGGCCGACGCGCCCGGCGTCCGGGTCTACCTGAAGGAGTTCCTCTCGGACGCCCGCGTCATCGAGGACCAGGGTCTGGTCTGGAAGCTGGTGTTGAACGGGATCATCCTGCGCAGCCGTCCTCGCACCAAGGCGCTCGACTACCGCAAGATCTGGAACACCGAGAAGAACGAGTCCCCCCTGAAGACCATCACGCGGTCGCAAAGCGACAAGCTCGCGGCCGCGCTGTCGGATCGCAGCAACGTCGTCGTGGACTGGGCGATGCGCTACGGCAATCCTTCGATCAAGTCGGGCATCGACGCGCTGATCGCTGAGGGTTGCGAGCGCATCCTCGCCGTGCCGCTCTATCCGCAATATTCCGCCTCGACCTCGGCCACGGTCTGCGACGAGGTGTTTCGCGTGCTCGCGCAGCTTCGCAACCAGCCGACGCTGCGGGTGACGCCGCCTTACTACGAGGATGCCGCCTATATCGAGGCGCTCGCTGTTTCGATCGAGACGCATCTGGCGACGCTCCCGTTCAAGCCCGAGCTGATCGTCGCGTCCTTCCACGGCATGCCGAAATCCTATGTCGAAAAGGGCGATCCCTATCAGCAGCACTGCATCGCCACCACCGAGGCGCTGCGCCGCCGCCTCGGCATGGACGAGACAAAACTGCTGCTGACCTTCCAGTCGCGCTTCGGCAATGACGAGTGGCTGCAGCCCTACACCGACAAGACCATGGAGCGGCTCGCGACAGAAGGCGTGCGCCGCATCGCGGTGGTCACGCCCGGCTTTTCCGCCGACTGCCTGGAGACGCTGGAGGAGATCGCGCAGGAGAATGCCGAGATCTTCAAGCACAATGGCGGCGAGCAGTTTTCCGCGATCCCCTGCCTCAACGATACTGAACCCGGTATGGACGTGATCCGCACCCTGGTGCTGCGCGAGCTCCAGGGTTGGATCTGATGGTTCGCCCCATGAATCGCCGCGACTGCCTGGCGTTTCTTGGGATGATCGCCGCGCTGCCGGCCCCGGTGCTGGCGCAGCAGCCGAACGCAACGCGCAGGCTCGGCGTGCTCTCGGTCACGGCCGCCGACGATGTGATCGGGCAGACGCGCAGCGCCATCCTGGTCGAAGCGCTCGGCCGCCACGGCTGGAAGGAGCACGACAATCTCAGGATCGATTGGCGCAGCGGCGCCGGCGACCGTGCGCGGATCGCCGGGCTCGCCGACGAGTTGATCGCGCTCAAGCCCGACATCCTGCTCGCGGTCGGCACGCCCTCGGTCGAAGAGCTGCGCCAACGCACGACGACAATCCCCATCGTGTTCGCCGTCGTCACCGATCCCGTCAGCCAGGGCTTTGTGCAAAATCTCGCGCATCCCGGCGGCAACGTCACCGGCTTCACCGATTACGACGGCCCGCTGGCCGGCAAATGGCTGGAGATGCTGACCCAGGTCACGCCGAAAGTGTCCCGCGTCTTCGTCGTCTATAATCCCGCCACCGCGCCGTTCGCGCCCCTGATGCTGCGCACGATCGAGGACGCCGCACGGACGCTTCACGTGACGGTCGAACCCGCGCCGGTCCATGATGCCGCTTCGATCGCGGCGCTGGCTTCGCGGCACGACGGCGGCCTGCTGATCCTGCCGGACTTCTTCACCATGGCCAACCGCGCGCAGCTGCTGGCGGCGATCGCGCAGGCGCGCGTGCCGGCGGTGTTCTGGAGCCGCAGCTTTGTCGAGGAGGGCGGGCTGATGTCCTACAGCACCGACAGCGCCGAGCAGCTCCGGCGCGCCGCGGGCTATATCGACCGCATCCTCAAGGGTGCGCAGGCGGCCGACCTGCCGGTCCAGAACCCCACCAAGTTCGAACTGGTGATCAACCTCAAGGCGGCGAGGGCGCTCGGCGTCACGCTTTCCCCGGGGCTGCTCGCAATTGCGAATGACGTGATCGAATGAAGCCGTCCGTGGCGGACGCCTCGCCCGAATTCGTTAATTTCTGCTGTTAGGTCTGCGCCCGCGCGCTTTCAAGAGCCTGTCGCAAATACATATCGTGACCGTTCTCTCGCTGTGCGTCTTGTGTGGAATCGCGCCGATACCGACGTGAATTGCGACCGCTGAACCGGTAGGGTTGTGATCCCGACCAATGACAGCGCCGGAAAGGGCCTTTTCCCAGCTTCCTTTCCGCCTTGGAGGAGTTATGAGCGGTTTCGACATTTTCGCGATTGTTCTGGTCTTGCTCGTCATCGTCACGCTGCTCGCCGGCGTGAAGACGGTGCCGCAGGGCTATGACTGGACCATCGAGCGGTTCGGCAAATACACCCAGACGCTGAGCCCCGGGCTCAATTTGATCGTACCCTATTTCGATCGCGTCGGACGCAAGATCAACATGATGGAGCAGGTGATCGACATTCCCGAGCAGGAGGTGATCACCAAGGACAACGCCACCGTGACGGTGGACGGCGTTGCCTTCTTCCAGGTGTTCGATGCCGCCAAAGCGAGCTACGAGGTCGCCAACCTCAACCAGGCGATCACGGTCCTGACCATGACCAACATCCGCTCGGTGATGGGCTCGATGGACCTCGACCAGGTGCTGTCGCACCGCGACGAGATCAACGAGCGCCTCTTGCGCGTGGTCGACGCCGCGGTCTCGCCCTGGGGCGTCAAGGTCAACCGCATCGAGATCAAGGACATCGTGCCGCCGGCCGACCTCGTCGAAGCCATGGGCCGGCAGATGAAGGCCGAGCGCGTCAAGCGCGCCGACATTCTCGCTGCCGAAGGCCAGCGCCAGTCCGAGATCCTGCGCGCCGAGGGCGCCAAGCAGGGCCAGATCCTCCAGGCCGAAGGCCGCCGCGAGGCCGCCTTCCGCGACGCCGAGGCGCGCGAGCGTCTGGCGGAGGCCGAAGCCAAGGCGACGCAGGCGGTGTCGGAAGCCATTTCCAAGGGCGACATCGCCGCGTTGAACTATTTCATCGCCGACAAATATATCAAGGCGTTCGGCCAGTTCGCCGACGCGCCGAACCAGAAGATCATCATGCTGCCGATGGAAGCCACCAGCATGCTCGGCTCGCTCGCCGGCATTGGCGAGATCGCGAAGGCGACGTTCGGCGAAAGCGCGGCGTCCGCGGCCGCCGCCGCGCGCCGGACCGGCTCGGTGCCGCCGACCAGCGGCACGCCGCCGGCGGTACCGCCGCGGCAGGGATAGTCACCGGCGCATGCCTTGCGACAAGGGCATGCGCCAATATTCAGAGGTCGTGTCATGACCGACATGTTCGTATCGCTCGGCAGCTGGAATTGGCTGATCTTCGGCTTCATCCTGATGGCGCTGGAGACGATGGCGCCGGGCGTCTTTTTGTTCTGGCTCGGACTCGCGGC is a genomic window of Bradyrhizobium sp. CB1717 containing:
- a CDS encoding ABC transporter substrate-binding protein — protein: MNRRDCLAFLGMIAALPAPVLAQQPNATRRLGVLSVTAADDVIGQTRSAILVEALGRHGWKEHDNLRIDWRSGAGDRARIAGLADELIALKPDILLAVGTPSVEELRQRTTTIPIVFAVVTDPVSQGFVQNLAHPGGNVTGFTDYDGPLAGKWLEMLTQVTPKVSRVFVVYNPATAPFAPLMLRTIEDAARTLHVTVEPAPVHDAASIAALASRHDGGLLILPDFFTMANRAQLLAAIAQARVPAVFWSRSFVEEGGLMSYSTDSAEQLRRAAGYIDRILKGAQAADLPVQNPTKFELVINLKAARALGVTLSPGLLAIANDVIE
- the hemH gene encoding ferrochelatase, producing the protein MNSVVPLETANPATRSALPRVGVLLVNLGTPDTADAPGVRVYLKEFLSDARVIEDQGLVWKLVLNGIILRSRPRTKALDYRKIWNTEKNESPLKTITRSQSDKLAAALSDRSNVVVDWAMRYGNPSIKSGIDALIAEGCERILAVPLYPQYSASTSATVCDEVFRVLAQLRNQPTLRVTPPYYEDAAYIEALAVSIETHLATLPFKPELIVASFHGMPKSYVEKGDPYQQHCIATTEALRRRLGMDETKLLLTFQSRFGNDEWLQPYTDKTMERLATEGVRRIAVVTPGFSADCLETLEEIAQENAEIFKHNGGEQFSAIPCLNDTEPGMDVIRTLVLRELQGWI
- a CDS encoding SPFH domain-containing protein — translated: MSGFDIFAIVLVLLVIVTLLAGVKTVPQGYDWTIERFGKYTQTLSPGLNLIVPYFDRVGRKINMMEQVIDIPEQEVITKDNATVTVDGVAFFQVFDAAKASYEVANLNQAITVLTMTNIRSVMGSMDLDQVLSHRDEINERLLRVVDAAVSPWGVKVNRIEIKDIVPPADLVEAMGRQMKAERVKRADILAAEGQRQSEILRAEGAKQGQILQAEGRREAAFRDAEARERLAEAEAKATQAVSEAISKGDIAALNYFIADKYIKAFGQFADAPNQKIIMLPMEATSMLGSLAGIGEIAKATFGESAASAAAAARRTGSVPPTSGTPPAVPPRQG
- a CDS encoding MAPEG family protein; translation: MTLAEWCVFGALLLYLSTIASIKWIRFRRFDNSRPRDPAFYEDAIAQRALGAHQNGIETFPFFAFTVLLAEFRDSPQRLIDELAALFLIVRIAYVLTYLGNRPTLRSILWSIGFAINLGIFFMPMLRRFLPV